The genomic segment TGGCGATCATGCGCTAGCGTGCTGGGTCGAAGCGCGTGAGTTGTTCCGCAAGATTGTGACATCGATGACACCATTTAGCGGGTACCGCTCGCGCGTGCCGGCGTTGCTTCCTGGTGCGATTGCCCGCTAGGTTTCCCGCGCTGGTAGTTCATCCGTTTCGTTTCATCACACACGCAACCCAAGGAGACCTTCGTGCCGCTCCCGTCGCTCACCCCTGAGCAGCGTGCTGCCGCGCTGGAGAAAGCGGCTGCCGCGCGCAAGGCCCGCGCTGAGCTGAAGGACAAGCTCAAGCGGGGGGACACGAGCCTCGCCGACGTTCTCAAGCAGGCCGACACCGATGAGGTCGTCGGCAAGCTGAAGGTGTCGGCGGTGCTCGAGGCGCTGCCCGGTATCGGCAAGGTGCGCGCCGCTCAGATCATGGAGCGGCTGCACATCGCGGACAGCCGTCGGCTTCGTGGCCTCGGCGAGCACCAGCGTTCTTCGCTGCTCGCCGAGTTCAGCGCTGCCGAGTAGGTAAGTTGAGGGTGTGTCGGTGCGGTTGACCGACACACCCTCAGAGCAGTTCGACCCTCGCAGCATCCCGACACCGGCACGCGGGGCGCCGGATGCCACTGGCGCCGGAGTTCCCTGCACGTGCCTGGAGCACGTTCGGTAGAAACAAGCAGTGACCGTTGACCGCGCCGCCGCGCCGCATCCCGCGTTCCTCACCGTCCTGTCCGGTCCATCCGGGGTCGGCAAGGGCAGTGTGTACGCGCGCGTCCGGCAGCGATATCCGGACGTGTGGCTGTCGGTGTCGGTGACCACCCGCCCGCCGCGACCCGGTGAGGTCGACGGCCGGCACTACCACTTCGCCGACCGGGCCGAGTTCGACCGGATGGTGGCCGCCGGCGAACTGCTCGAGTGGGCGGAGTATGCCGGCAACTGCTACGGCACCCCGCGTGGCCCGGTGGAGCAACGGCTGGCGGCCGGGCTGCCGGCGCTGCTGGAGATCGACCTGCAGGGCGCCCGCCAGGTGCGGGCCGCGATGCCGCAGGCCAGGCTGGTGTTCCTGGCCCCACCGAGCTGGGACGAGCTGGTCCGCCGGCTGGTCGGCCGGGGCACCGAGGACGAGCAGACCATCCAGCGCCGGCTGCGGCTGGCCCGCGAGGAGCTGGCCGCCGAGCCGGAGTTCGACGTGACGATCGTCAACCACTCGATCGACCAGGCGGCCGACGAGCTGGTCGCGCTGCTGGATCCGACCGCGTCCGCGACGCACCGCGGCTGACCGGCCACTTCGTGTCCTCGGTCACAGAAAGCGAACGCCGACCCGCAGTTGCCTCGCCGTTGGTCACAACCTGTTGCTACCATCGGTCGTTCACAATGGTGTCAGTCGCCGCCCAGTCGGCATCGGTCGACATGTGACACTGTCGCCGCCCACCCAACGATCGCAGGCATTGAGGTCGATCCGCGTGTCCGGAACCGTGGCCAGTCCCGAAGGAATCACCAACCCCCCGATCGACGAGCTGCTCGAGAAGACGCCGTCGAAGTACGCCCTGGTCATCTTCGGCGCCAAGCGCGCCCGCCAGATCAACGCGTACTACTCGCAGCTCGGCGAGGGCCTGTTGGAGTACGTCGGGCCGCTGGTCGAGACCACCCCGCAGGAGAAGGCGCTGTCGATCTCACTTCGGGAGATCAACGCCGGCCTGCTCACCGCCGAGCCCACCAACGAGGCCTGACGGCGAGTCGCCACCTTCACGGCGTCGCATCCCTCCCGCTGGTCCGGGGCGGATGCGGCGCCGTTGGCGTGTCCGGTTCGCGGTGCTCGGACACGCCGGCCACCTGGCCGAGGTGACGCCGGGCCGGTCGGTGCGGTTGAGTGTGCGGTATGAGCCGAAACATCGTGCTGGGTGTCGCCGGCGGTATCGCCGCGTACAAGGCGTGTGAGCTGCTGCGGCGCTGCACCGAGGCCGGTCACCGGGTCCGGGTGGTACCGACGCCGGCGGCGTTGCGGTTCGTCGGCGCGCCGACCTGGGAGGCGCTGTCCGGCCAACCGGTGCACACCGGCGTGTTCGACGACGTACCGGGGGTCGAACACGTGGAGCTGGGGCAGCGGGCCGACCTGGTGATCGTCGCCCCGGCCACCGCGGACCTGCTGGCCCGGGCCGCCGCGGGCCGGGCCGACGACCTGCTCACCGCGACCCTGCTCGCCGCCCGCGGGCCGGTGGTGTTCGCGCCGGCGATGCACACGGAGATGTGGCAGCATCCGGCGACCGTGGCGAACGTGGCGACGCTGCGGTCCCGGGGCGCGATCGTGGTCGAACCCGACGTCGGCCGGCTGACCGGCCCGGACACCGGCAAGGGGCGGCTGCCGGACCCGGCCGCGCTGTACGAGGTGGTCGAGGCGGTGCTGGCCGGCCGGGACCAGCGGCGCGGCGACCTGACCGACCGGCACGTGGTGGTCAGCGCCGGCGGTACCCGGGAGTACCTGGATCCGGTCCGGTTCATCGGCAACCGTTCCAGCGGCAAGCAGGGGTACGCGTTCGCCCGGGCGGCGCTGGCCCGCGGCGCCCGGGTGACCCTGGTGGCGGCGAACGTCGCGTTGCCGACGCCGGCCGGGGTCGAGCTGGTGCGGGTCGAGACCACCGAGCAGCTGCGCCAGGCGCTGCTGGCGGTCGGTGACGCCGACGCGATGGTGTTCGCCGCGGCGCCGGCGGACTTCCGCCCCGCACACCCGTCCACCAGCAAGATCAAGAAGTCCCCGGGTGGCACCGTGCCGCCGCTGGAACTGGCGGTCAACCCCGACATCGCGGCCGAGCTGGGGGCCGCGAAGCGACCCGGACAGGTGCTCGTCGGGTTCGCCGCGGAGACCGACGACCTGCTCGACAACGCGGCCGGGAAGCTGGCCCGCAAGCGCGTCGACCTGATCGTGGCCAACGAGGTCGGCCCGGATCGCGGTTTCGGTACCGACACCAACGCCGCCACGGTGCTCGACGCCGACGGTGGGCGGACCGAGCTGACCGAGATGGACAAGGTCGAACTGGCCGACCGGGTGCTGGACCTGGTCGTTTCCCGGCTCGGGAAAGCTGGGCCTGGCCGCCGGGCGTGAGTAGTCTCAAGGTCAGATCGTGCGGCCTGGCCACCCGTGAGTTCATCTCGGCGTCGTCCGGCTAGACTCGCCGTTCATCAAATCGCACACTCCGAGGAGTACGATGGCACGCCGCTTGTTCACATCGGAGTCGGTCACCGAAGGCCATCCGGACAAGATCGCTGACCAGATCAGCGACGGGGTTCTCGATGCCCTGATCGCGCAGGACCCGCGCAGCCGGGTCGCGGTCGAGACGCTGATCACCACCGGTCAGGTGCACGTGGCCGGTGAGGTCACCACGGAGGCCTACGCCGACATTCCGCGCATCGTGCGCGACACGATCCTGCGGATCGGGTACGACTCGTCGAAGAAGGGCTTCGACGGGGCCTCGTGTGGGGTGAGCGTGTCGATCGGCGCCCAGTCGCCGGACATCGCGGTCGGCGTCGACACCGCGTACGAGACGCGGGCCGGCGCGAGCGAGGACTCGCTGGACCAGCAGGGCGCTGGCGACCAGGGCATGATGTTCGGTTTCGCCTGCACCGAGACGCCCGAGCTGATGCCGCTGCCGATCGCGCTCGCGCACCGGCTGTCACGCCGGCTGTCGGTGGCGCGGCACGAGGGCACGATTCCCTACCTGCGGCCGGACGGCAAGACCCAGGTCACCATCGAGTACGACGGGTTCCGCCCGGTCCGGCTGGACACCGTGGTGGTCTCCAGCCAGCACGCGCCGGACATCTCCCTGGAGTCGCTGCTGACCCCGGACGTCCGCGAGCACGTGATCACCCCGGTGCTGGCCGAGCTCGACCTGGAGTCCGAGGACTACCGGCTGCTGGTCAACCCGACCGGGCGGTTCGAGATCGGCGGCCCGATGGGCGACGCCGGCCTCACCGGCCGCAAGATCATCGTCGACACGTACGGCGGCTACGCCCGGCACGGCGGCGGCGCGTTCTCCGGCAAGGACCCGTCCAAGGTCGACCGGTCCGCGGCGTACGCGATGCGTTGGGTGGCGAAGAACGTGGTCGCCGCCGGTCTCGCCGACCGGTGCGAGGCGCAGGTGGCGTACGCGATCGGCAAGGCGCAGCCGGTCAGCCTGTTCATCGAGACCTTCGGTACCAACACGGTGCCGGTGGACCGGATCGAGCGGGCCGTGTCGGAGGTGTTCGACCTGCGCCCGGCCGCGATCATCCGCGACCTCGACCTGGCTCGGCCGATCTACTCGCAGACCGCCGCGTACGGCCACTTCGGTCGGGAGCTGGACGAGTTCACCTGGGAGCACACCGACCGGGTCGACGAGCTGAAGTCCGCGGCCACCAAGTAACGACCGTGCGGGCTCGACCCCGCACGAGTTCCTCCGCGCCACCCGCGATTCGGGGCGTGTCCACGGCTGTCCGCCGGGACACGCCCCGGTGCGTGCCGGCGCACCGACGTCGGCGAGGTAGGACTGCAGGGTGAGCCAGGACCCGACGTTGCCGCTGCCCGGCGCGCCCACCCCGCCGGAACGCCCGACCGCCCGCGCGCCGGCCCGCCGCGCACCGGTTCGCCGGCCCGCCCGGACCCCGACCGCGGCCGACGAGCTGCCGGTGGCGCAGGTGGCCGTCGACGTGGGGCTCGCTCACCTGGACCGGCCGTTCGACTACCTGGTGCCGGCCGAACTCGCCGACACGGCGGTACCGGGCTGCCGGGTCCGGGTCCGGTTCGGTGGGCAGCTCGCCGACGGGTTCGTCCTCGCCCGGGTCGCCGACACCGACTTCACCGGCCGGCTCGGCTTCCTGGAGCGCGTCGTGTCGGCCGTGCCGGTGCTGGCGCCGGAGGTGGTGGAGCTGGCGCGGGCCGTCGCGGACCGGTACGGCGGGACCCTCGCCGACGTGCTGCGGCTCGCGGTACCACCGCGGCACGCCCGGGCGGAGCGGGCCGCGCCCGAACCCGCCCCGACCGGCCCGCTGCCGGAACCGGACGGTGCCGGCTGGCGCGGGTACCCGGCGGGGCCGGCGTTCCTGCGCGCGCTCGCCGACGGGCGGGCCCCCCGGGCGGTGCTCACCGCACTACCCGGTGACGACTGGGCGGCCCGGCTCGCCGACGCGCTGGCCGCCGTCGCGGCCGGCGGCCGGGGTGGCCTCGCGGTGGTGCCCGACGCGCGTGACCTGGACCGGCTCGACGCCGCGCTGACCGACCGGCTCGGCGCCGGCCGGCACGTCGCGATCGCCGCCTCGCTCGGCCCGGAACAGCGGTACCGGCGGTTCCTGCGCGCGGTGCGCGGCGAGGTGCCGGTGGTGATCGGCACCCGGGCTGCGATGTTCGCGCCGGTGCCCGCGCTGGGCCTGGTGGCGATCTTCGACGATGGCGACGACCTGCACGCCGACGACCATGCGCCGTACCCGCACGCCCGCGAGGTGCTGCTCACCCGCGCGCAGCAGACCGGTGCCGCGGCGCTGCTCGCCGGGTACG from the Actinocatenispora thailandica genome contains:
- the mihF gene encoding integration host factor, actinobacterial type, producing MPLPSLTPEQRAAALEKAAAARKARAELKDKLKRGDTSLADVLKQADTDEVVGKLKVSAVLEALPGIGKVRAAQIMERLHIADSRRLRGLGEHQRSSLLAEFSAAE
- the gmk gene encoding guanylate kinase, whose translation is MTVDRAAAPHPAFLTVLSGPSGVGKGSVYARVRQRYPDVWLSVSVTTRPPRPGEVDGRHYHFADRAEFDRMVAAGELLEWAEYAGNCYGTPRGPVEQRLAAGLPALLEIDLQGARQVRAAMPQARLVFLAPPSWDELVRRLVGRGTEDEQTIQRRLRLAREELAAEPEFDVTIVNHSIDQAADELVALLDPTASATHRG
- the rpoZ gene encoding DNA-directed RNA polymerase subunit omega is translated as MSGTVASPEGITNPPIDELLEKTPSKYALVIFGAKRARQINAYYSQLGEGLLEYVGPLVETTPQEKALSISLREINAGLLTAEPTNEA
- the coaBC gene encoding bifunctional phosphopantothenoylcysteine decarboxylase/phosphopantothenate--cysteine ligase CoaBC — encoded protein: MSRNIVLGVAGGIAAYKACELLRRCTEAGHRVRVVPTPAALRFVGAPTWEALSGQPVHTGVFDDVPGVEHVELGQRADLVIVAPATADLLARAAAGRADDLLTATLLAARGPVVFAPAMHTEMWQHPATVANVATLRSRGAIVVEPDVGRLTGPDTGKGRLPDPAALYEVVEAVLAGRDQRRGDLTDRHVVVSAGGTREYLDPVRFIGNRSSGKQGYAFARAALARGARVTLVAANVALPTPAGVELVRVETTEQLRQALLAVGDADAMVFAAAPADFRPAHPSTSKIKKSPGGTVPPLELAVNPDIAAELGAAKRPGQVLVGFAAETDDLLDNAAGKLARKRVDLIVANEVGPDRGFGTDTNAATVLDADGGRTELTEMDKVELADRVLDLVVSRLGKAGPGRRA
- the metK gene encoding methionine adenosyltransferase, producing the protein MARRLFTSESVTEGHPDKIADQISDGVLDALIAQDPRSRVAVETLITTGQVHVAGEVTTEAYADIPRIVRDTILRIGYDSSKKGFDGASCGVSVSIGAQSPDIAVGVDTAYETRAGASEDSLDQQGAGDQGMMFGFACTETPELMPLPIALAHRLSRRLSVARHEGTIPYLRPDGKTQVTIEYDGFRPVRLDTVVVSSQHAPDISLESLLTPDVREHVITPVLAELDLESEDYRLLVNPTGRFEIGGPMGDAGLTGRKIIVDTYGGYARHGGGAFSGKDPSKVDRSAAYAMRWVAKNVVAAGLADRCEAQVAYAIGKAQPVSLFIETFGTNTVPVDRIERAVSEVFDLRPAAIIRDLDLARPIYSQTAAYGHFGRELDEFTWEHTDRVDELKSAATK